The window TATGGCTATCTTATGTGTATTTGTGGAAAAAACAGTGCCCAACTAATTATACCAAGCACAGATAGATCAAACATACAGTGGTAACATTGATAAGACAGTTTCACTAAACAAAAGAGTGCAGGTAGGCAAGTGGTTTTGGTTGCTGAGCTGCCATCCATCCAAATGATGTTTAAAAAAAGATACTGATACTTTTACAATGTCAGTATTACACTTCCTGTAGCCCAACCTGCCATATACATACTTCATCAAGCAAACCTGGTGTTTTCAGTGAAGCAAGTTAGAGAGTGGGAGGATTGCCAGTAGGTGTGGTTTACCTGGAAACATCCATTAACCTGCCTCTCACCAGACCAGGGAAACTAGCCTGTTCTGATCTGTGGTTAGACAACTTCCTAAAACATAACGTTTTCACACAGCATTGCATTTTCTTCCAGCAAAAAATATTGCTCAATAATTCATTGGATAATTGTCTGGACATGCTGTAGAAAATGTACATTCCCTTTCAACACTCTACCCCTCCgccactcctccttctcccctccccccgttTCAGGTTGTACCACAAGTGCCTTGTTTACATGTCCCTCTGTGACCATCTCCAACATCAGCAAGCATTACTCACCCCACTACGCACATCTGGATACAcatccacagcacacacacgctggtGAGTCAcagtacaaccccccccccccccccccccccccccccccccccccccccccccccccccccccccccccttggttATTGACGTCAGACTTCTTGATACATCCTGTTGTGATCAGTGTCCGTACCTGTTCCTGTGTTGTCCCAACACCAAGCCCAGGCTCCTCCCACAGTTCTTAGCAGAAGGGAGGAGCCTCTCAACCTGTCCAATCGGGAGAGAACACCGCCCCGCGAGGCTAACGGCAGGATCCCAGGTAGATGGAGATCATTAACTCAAAAGATTTGGTAGCTTTTGACTGTGAATGTATGGAAGTAGATTACATAAGTTACATACGACACAAGCTCAGTCatagtctttttttttgtgtgtgtgtgcatgcatgtttcTAATAGAGTGCAGATTGCTGTGGGACTATGTGTACCAACTGTTATCTGACCAGCGCTACCAGGACTTTATCCGCTGGGAGGACCATGACAGGCTGGTGTTCAGGGTGGTTGACCCCAATGGACTGGCACGACTCTGGGGCAATCACAAAGTGAGTAGAGGGTCTGTCTGGTTCTTAGATGGAATGGATTGAGGAATAAATGAAATGTATAATCACAGCTCTTTCCAGAACCGAGCCAATATGACCTATGAGAAGATGTCCCGCGCACTGCGGCACTACTACAAGCTCAACATCATCAAGAAGGAGCCGGGACAGAAACTGCTCTTCAGGTAGCATGTACAAtgcatccggaaagtattcacagcgcttcactttttccacattCTGTATGTTACAGCCTTATTCCAAAATTGATTCTATTCTGGACATAATTAACCACAATGACAAAAGtttgtttaatatttaataGATTTGCAAAAATTAAGGACGAAAATTCACAGCCTTTGCTGAAGCACCTTTGGCAGCAATTAAAGCTTCAAGTCTTTTTGAGTATGATGCTTGGCACACCCATTTTTGGGGAGTTTCTACCATTCTTTTTTGCAGGCCCTctcaagctccatcaggttggATTGGGAGCATTGGTGCACAGCTATTTTTAGATCTCTCCAGAGATGTTCAATTGGGTTCAAGTCTGGACCACTCAAGGACAATCACAGAGCCGTCCCAAAGCCACTCCTTTGTTATCTTGTGTGCTTTAGGTTGTTGccctgtccgtccgtccgtcatctgccgcttgtccggggatcgggtcgcgggggcagcgacctaagcagggaggcccagacttccctccccccggccacttccaccagctcttcctgggggaccccgaggcgttcccaggccagccgagagacatagtccctccagcgtgtcctgggtcttccccggggcctcttcccagtgggacgtgcccggaacacctcaccagggaggcgtccaggaggcatcctaatcagatgcccgagccacctcagctggctcctctcgacgcggaggagcagcggttctactctgagcccctcccggatgaccgagcttctcaccctatctctaagggagagcccggacaccctgcggagaaagctaatttcggccgcttgtattcgcgatctcgttctttcggtcactaaccatagttcgtgaccataggtgagggtaggaacgtagatcgactggtaaatagagagcttcgccttttgactcagctccttctttaccacgacggaccgatgcagagcccgcatcactgcggacgccgcaccgatccgcctgtcgacctcgcgctccattcttccctcactcgtgaacaagacccagagatacttgaactcctccgcttggttcaggatctcctccccgacccggagatggcactccacccttttccggtcgattaccatggcctcagatttggaggtgctgattcgcatcccagccgcttcacattcggttgcgaaccgctccagtgagagctgaaggtcacggcccgatgaagccaacaggaccacatcatccgcaaaaagcagcgacccgatcctgaggtcaccaaaccggaccccctcaacaccctggctgcgcctagaaattctgtccataaaggtaatgaacagaatcggtgacatagggcagccctggcggagtccaaccctcaccggaaacaagttcgacttgctaccggcaatgcggaccaaactctggcaccggtcgtacagggaccggacagccccgatcaggaaatccggtaccccgtactctcggagcaccccccacatgggcccccgagggacacggtcgaacgccttttccaaatccacaaaacatgtgtagactggttgggcgaactcccatgtaccctccaggactccgcggagggtataaagctggtccactgttccacggccaggacgaaaaccacattgctcctcctgaatccgaggttcgacaatccgacggaccctcctctccaggacccctgaatagactttcccagggaggctgaggttgtTGCCCTGTAGGAAGATAAACCTTCGCCCCAGTCTGATTTCCAGAGTGGAGCCTCTGGAGCAGGTTCTCATCAAGGATGTCTCTGTACATTTCTGCATTTATCTTTCCCTCGATCCTGACTCGTCTCCCAGTTCCCGACACTGAAAAACATCCCCACAGCATGGTGCTGCCACCACCACGCTTCACTGTAGGGATGGTATTGGCCAGGGCATGGTTTCCTCCAGACATGACGCTTGGCATTCAGGCCAAAGAGTTCAATATTTGTTTCATCAGACCAGAAAATTTTGTTTCTCATGGTCTGAGAGTCCTTCTGGTGCCTTTGGCAAACTCCAGGTGGGCTTTCATGTGCTCTTTATTGAGGAGTGACTTTCGTCTGGCCACTAATAAAggcctgattggtggagtgcAGCAGAGATGGTTGTTCTTCTGGAAGGTTTTCCTCTCTTCACAGAGCAACACTGGAGCTCTGTCAGAATAACCATCAGATTCTTAGTCACCTCCCTGACTAAAGGccattgcacactgagtccgaaattCATATTCGAAATGTTCGcacgttaaaaaataaatacgacCTCACGTTATGTCAATCGCGCTTACACACTGCCTCTGAAACTTTCGTCCgtaacaaaaaaaagtttggttCGGGTTCAATTTTCTGCGTTTTTGCATCCTTAGCCAGCATTTTGatagttttttttaaaattCAGAGCCACCGAATGTTGAGGCTAGTGATTGCGAAAAAACGCATACGAAAATTTCgcactcagtgtgcaagggccttAAGGCTCTTCTCCTACAATCGCTCAACTCTAGGAAGAGTCCTGGTGGTTCTTCCATTTATGGATTATGGAGGCCACTGTGCTCGATTGGACCTTCAATGATGCAGACATttttctccaccctcccccagatCTGTGCCGCGATGCAATCCTGTCTCAGAGGTCTGCAGACAATTCATTGGACTTAATGGCTTGATTTGTGCACTGACATGCACTGTCAACTGTGCAACCTTATATAAACAGGTGTTCCTTTCCAAATCATGTCCAATCAACTGAATTTACCACAGGTGGACTCGAAAAATCTCAAAGATGATCAGTGGAAACAGGATGCACCTGAGCTCAATTTCGAGGGTTATGGCaaggctgtgaatacttatgtacatgtcattttcttgttttttatttttaattgatttgtgaaaattaaattattttttgaatTTTTAGGAAAAATTAAAAAGTGCTGTGAATACTTTCAGGATGCGCTGTGTACACACACTTTCCttgacccattctgcaggttTCTCAAGACTCCCCAGGAGATCAGGAGACACAGAGGTGACCGTCTGGATTCCACCGAGTCCCCggaacacacaccatctctgaaCGGAGCCTCGCCAgtacacacaccagaacacatcTCTTCCAGACACTACATCATGCATGGTCTCGAAGTGTCCCCTGAGCCCTTGTCCCCCCAGTCTGACCCGGAGGCTTAGCGAAGACAACTCCTGTCACAGAAATGACTACATACAATGTACTGCACTATAAGCAAGCTTTGCTTTTTCTGCTAAACTAGTCATCGGTGCTGACTTACCTGATGAAACTTCAACAGAACACTACAACACTAACATTGAGGAAAGGATCAAACTGTCAATGCCATACCAACTCACTGGTGTTTCACTTTAAACCTGCTTACATTATTGTGACTTACACCAAGTCTCAAGGTTATTTTCAACAAAATGTATTACGTGAAGTAGAAACCACTTTACTTTCATCTCCTCAGATAAACACAGAAAGCATGATCAGTTGGATCACTGCTTAAACCACAGGTGGCCATTGAAATTAGATGTTTAGGTCAGTGCTTTCACCTGATGAATACATATACACAATGTATTCttagtgtgtgagagatatGGACAGTGCTTTCTGATATTTGAggatttgtattttttgaatTTATACTGTTTCACTTTGATGACTTAAGATTACAAGCCAAGATTCATTGCTTAATCCTTCAATGTTTAAAACAATGTTCAATACTCTTCCTTATTTAGAAAATACTGAAATGAAAATCACTTTCCAATTTTCTAACATCCTAAAGTGTAATTACTATGATTTATGTGTTTAAATTAAGTTTGTGGCTACAGAACATATTTTATAAAGCTGCAATACCAACTGCATATCATCCCATTTGCTTCCTTATTTCATGAGATAAACCTAAACTGTGGGGTAGTTTCTGGAAGTTCCCATATTTGGACCTTTAATAATATTAACCCAAAGGACTTGGTAAATAATAATGAAGGCAGTGTTGGGTGTAACGCGTTGCAATGTAACTTAATTCAATAATTAATTCAATTGAATAAGTAACGCGTTAAGTTACTCGTTACCTAAGAAAAGTAGTCTGACTACTGCGACGCGTTACGTTGCGACGCGTTACGTTGCGACGCGTTACGTTGCGACGCGTTACGTTGCGACGCGTTACGTTGCGACGCGTTACGTTGCGACGCGTTACGTTGCGACGCGTTACGTAACAGTAGTCAGACTACTTTTCTTAGGTAACGAGTTACTTAACGCGTTACTTATTCAATTGAATTAATCCGTTACTAGTTCCTTGTTCAaacaagtaacgcgttacttaaaCCCGTAAGacccgcctggtggtcccaccgcttaagaccgcccggtcccaacacaagctcttctcctgcctggccccccagtggtggaatcatctccccacctccatcagagacacagactgtctctccaccttcaagagaaggctcaagacgcacttgttccgggagtacaacgatacttaggaatggtttgttgaacccaacgctagtttcctcaaggatcacaatgactcttgcttagactgttgctcttgttggttagtggtaactgatttaaactgttgtattatatctaatcctatttttattgctttcctacaggtacacttgcacttagagattcatgttgtgtaattgtaatttgcttacatgcttacatgctcttatggtttcttccctttagcacttatttttggttgtttacaatgtgtacttctgtttttggctacctgcaatgctttggggctatcttgttgttattatcagtgacctatgcactttgtaaagctctctcttggaagtcgctttggataaaagcgtctgctaaatgaataaatgtaaatgtaatgtaagaccCCTTGTTGTAATATTACAACGTCACCTTTAGCTCTCCAAAGATTCATTTTTTTTGGTTGAAAGATCACATATTCATAGACATTGGGTCTTATTGTATTGCCTTGCAATGCCATTGGACACTTAATGTGTATGTAGATCTGGCTATAAGGCCATGAACTCAGTCCACCAGCCAACTTTTCTGGAAGCGAATCTCGTTGTTTAATTTGACTGGATATA of the Hypomesus transpacificus isolate Combined female chromosome 18, fHypTra1, whole genome shotgun sequence genome contains:
- the etv7 gene encoding transcription factor ETV7 isoform X1, whose amino-acid sequence is MGDVFQSPSIKQENRGTNDLPVTTPMPGRAILLPPVMCPTAPDLPAVCHPTQEDLWQLPGRLRINPSLWDKEDVAHWLHWAQKEYALRRPERGHFEMNGRALCLLTKEDFRRRCPSSGDVLYELLQCVKQQRRGVVSAPLKPSHGHLLPNPPSHIQQPPISQQDLHYKIQGPPHTGSIEATGCTTSALFTCPSVTISNISKHYSPHYAHLDTHPQHTHAVSVPVPVLSQHQAQAPPTVLSRREEPLNLSNRERTPPREANGRIPECRLLWDYVYQLLSDQRYQDFIRWEDHDRLVFRVVDPNGLARLWGNHKNRANMTYEKMSRALRHYYKLNIIKKEPGQKLLFRFLKTPQEIRRHRGDRLDSTESPEHTPSLNGASPVHTPEHISSRHYIMHGLEVSPEPLSPQSDPEA
- the etv7 gene encoding transcription factor ETV7 isoform X2 — encoded protein: MGDVFQSPSIKQENRGTNDLPVTTPMPGRAILLPPVMCPTAPDLPAVCHPTQEDLWQLPGRLRINPSLWDKEDVAHWLHWAQKEYALRRPERGHFEMNGRALCLLTKEDFRRRCPSSGDVLYELLQCVKQQRRGVVSAPLKPSHGHLLPNPPSHIQQPPISQQDLHYKIQGPPHTGSIEATGCTTSALFTCPSVTISNISKHYSPHYAHLDTHPQHTHAAQAPPTVLSRREEPLNLSNRERTPPREANGRIPECRLLWDYVYQLLSDQRYQDFIRWEDHDRLVFRVVDPNGLARLWGNHKNRANMTYEKMSRALRHYYKLNIIKKEPGQKLLFRFLKTPQEIRRHRGDRLDSTESPEHTPSLNGASPVHTPEHISSRHYIMHGLEVSPEPLSPQSDPEA